A part of Oceaniferula flava genomic DNA contains:
- a CDS encoding phytoene/squalene synthase family protein, producing the protein MSSAQQITRKAKSNLAIALTFLPKERKRDMITFYAFCRVIDDLADDLDIPLEKRKRGLAEWRAGIESGFTKPDELQSEVLGLIDRYQISKQPFLDLIDGCASDLEPQRFGSWEELENYTYRVASCVGLISTQIFGCTHPDSEKYAVALGHALQITNILRDVDEDLRNGGRIYLPLDDFVRFQYSERDLVGRVHDGRFIAMMAWQADRAEKFYQQALDHLQAEDKNALKAAEAMRKIYHQLLTKMRNDGFQVFGQRYSVSKPRKLGILLTTFLGF; encoded by the coding sequence ATGTCATCCGCTCAACAAATCACTCGCAAGGCGAAATCCAATCTCGCCATTGCGCTGACCTTCCTACCGAAGGAGCGCAAGCGCGATATGATTACCTTCTACGCATTCTGCCGGGTCATCGATGACTTGGCGGATGATTTGGATATCCCATTGGAAAAAAGGAAACGCGGCTTGGCGGAATGGCGCGCTGGCATTGAGTCCGGATTCACAAAGCCCGACGAACTCCAGAGCGAAGTGCTCGGACTGATCGATCGCTATCAAATCTCCAAACAACCCTTCCTCGACCTCATCGACGGCTGCGCGTCCGATCTCGAGCCGCAACGCTTTGGCAGCTGGGAGGAGTTGGAAAACTACACCTACCGGGTGGCCAGCTGCGTAGGCCTGATCTCCACCCAGATCTTTGGCTGCACCCATCCGGACTCGGAGAAATACGCCGTCGCTCTCGGCCACGCCCTGCAGATCACCAACATCCTGCGCGATGTCGATGAGGACCTGCGCAATGGCGGCAGAATCTACCTCCCCTTGGACGACTTCGTCCGCTTCCAATACAGTGAGCGGGATCTGGTGGGCAGGGTGCACGACGGCCGCTTCATCGCCATGATGGCCTGGCAGGCTGACCGTGCGGAGAAGTTCTACCAGCAAGCCCTCGATCACCTTCAGGCCGAGGACAAAAACGCGCTCAAGGCAGCCGAGGCAATGCGTAAAATCTACCATCAGCTGCTCACCAAGATGCGCAACGATGGCTTCCAGGTCTTCGGCCAGCGCTACTCCGTTTCCAAACCTCGAAAACTGGGTATTTTACTAACCACATTCCTCGGTTTTTAA
- the lepB gene encoding signal peptidase I, translated as MFAPKWKKEAKLLDKAAKKFLNYKRDLLEDKQIEEIHSRRSDLRAAVKSGNKDSCAEASKQLQATCESALPRYQAQGWVEENLEVFFVAIVVALGLRAYVVQPFRIPTGSMQPTLNGIVATPLPDDEQLPSMATRAIQKATHGRTYVDLVTDTTKVLRQNNPVIERPVFHFFTRTYIYFADGSKMSFPGPKSALLAQGEDGKGFGFAQTTGYVAAARLSPEQRAELRQAGVPFDGQPNQESAFYTNPMLAPDTKVAHGYIDSGDLILVDKMSYHFRNPSRGEVFVFDTREIQRIHSDARAQGTVAGSHYIKRLAAVPGDSLQIQGLDLYINGELASEPGFKKVMSQENGYRGYEPRERLAGKHHFKANFSTRPGMNEYIALGDNSFNSSDSRHWGTVKEFNVIGPASFTLWPFGSGHWGPIK; from the coding sequence ATGTTTGCACCCAAGTGGAAAAAGGAAGCGAAGCTATTGGACAAGGCTGCCAAGAAGTTTCTGAATTACAAACGAGATTTGTTAGAAGACAAGCAGATCGAGGAGATCCACTCACGCCGCAGTGACCTGCGCGCTGCGGTCAAATCGGGCAATAAAGATAGCTGCGCCGAGGCCAGCAAACAGCTCCAAGCGACCTGTGAAAGCGCCCTGCCCCGCTATCAAGCACAAGGATGGGTGGAGGAAAACTTGGAGGTTTTCTTTGTCGCCATCGTCGTCGCTCTCGGCCTGCGTGCCTACGTGGTGCAGCCGTTCCGCATTCCGACTGGTTCGATGCAGCCCACGCTCAACGGCATCGTTGCCACCCCTCTGCCCGATGACGAGCAGTTACCATCCATGGCTACCCGCGCCATTCAAAAAGCCACCCACGGTCGCACCTATGTCGATCTGGTCACCGACACAACGAAGGTCCTGCGCCAGAACAACCCGGTCATCGAACGCCCGGTGTTCCACTTTTTCACCCGCACCTACATCTACTTTGCCGATGGCAGCAAGATGTCCTTCCCTGGACCTAAATCCGCCTTGCTTGCGCAAGGTGAGGACGGCAAGGGCTTCGGTTTCGCTCAAACCACAGGATACGTTGCCGCAGCAAGACTCAGCCCCGAACAACGCGCGGAGCTGCGCCAGGCAGGCGTCCCCTTCGATGGTCAACCCAACCAAGAATCCGCCTTCTATACCAATCCGATGCTGGCGCCCGACACCAAAGTCGCCCATGGCTACATCGACAGTGGTGATTTGATTCTTGTCGATAAAATGTCCTACCATTTCCGAAATCCATCACGCGGAGAGGTCTTCGTTTTCGATACCCGTGAGATCCAGCGTATTCACAGCGACGCCCGCGCCCAGGGCACCGTCGCCGGCTCGCACTACATCAAACGTCTCGCAGCCGTGCCCGGAGACTCACTCCAGATCCAAGGGCTCGACCTTTACATCAATGGAGAGCTCGCCAGCGAACCTGGCTTCAAAAAAGTCATGAGTCAGGAAAATGGCTACCGCGGCTACGAACCCCGCGAACGCCTGGCAGGCAAACATCACTTCAAGGCCAACTTCTCCACCCGTCCCGGCATGAACGAATACATTGCTCTGGGCGACAACTCATTCAACTCTTCCGACTCCCGCCACTGGGGAACCGTCAAGGAGTTCAACGTCATCGGACCGGCTTCGTTCACACTCTGGCCATTCGGCAGCGGCCACTGGGGCCCCATCAAATAA
- a CDS encoding DUF3450 family protein gives MAGSAVAQEKSATPDPAAHRELIRQWVQTERLLSEEKNDWQVEKQRMQDLLDLYQKELKLLNEEIEKAGSSAGLVDSRKSKLESELKEFRDAQRLMADTMARLLPRIKTIIQRLPAPLQDELAADIDFLTSAEAMGKPRDVLKSMLSVLSGAGQFNRTITLGEETRTLQSGQKMTVDVLYLGLARAYFATTSGETAGIGQPGKEGWVWQDQADLADDIRQAIAVYRKDKQPQLIKLPVGVSAEASK, from the coding sequence ATGGCAGGCTCTGCTGTTGCGCAGGAAAAATCCGCAACGCCTGACCCTGCCGCGCACCGCGAGCTGATCCGCCAGTGGGTGCAGACCGAGCGCTTGCTGTCCGAGGAGAAAAACGACTGGCAGGTGGAAAAGCAGCGGATGCAGGATTTGCTCGATCTCTACCAGAAAGAGCTCAAGCTGCTCAACGAGGAGATTGAAAAAGCCGGTAGCTCCGCCGGATTGGTCGATTCCCGCAAGAGCAAGTTAGAGAGCGAGCTGAAAGAGTTCCGCGATGCCCAGCGCTTGATGGCCGATACCATGGCTCGCTTGTTGCCACGGATCAAAACCATCATCCAGCGTCTGCCCGCGCCGCTACAGGACGAACTCGCCGCAGATATTGATTTCCTAACTTCGGCCGAAGCCATGGGCAAGCCGCGCGATGTGCTGAAGTCGATGCTCTCCGTGCTTTCCGGAGCCGGGCAGTTCAATCGCACCATCACCCTGGGCGAGGAAACCCGCACCCTGCAGAGCGGCCAGAAGATGACGGTCGATGTGCTCTACCTCGGTCTGGCCCGCGCTTACTTCGCCACCACCAGCGGAGAAACTGCCGGCATCGGTCAGCCGGGAAAAGAGGGCTGGGTCTGGCAAGATCAGGCGGACCTCGCGGATGACATCCGCCAGGCGATTGCCGTTTATCGCAAGGACAAACAACCTCAGCTCATCAAGCTGCCCGTGGGGGTCAGCGCTGAAGCATCCAAATAA
- a CDS encoding MotA/TolQ/ExbB proton channel family protein — protein sequence MFDLKITTRLALVVAAGLGSASAQDLTSIQKDLEQSQKALTAQRETIAAEKPPLAKAFDDVRTDLVEKRRKARIARMAVSDRDALLKELEKKHYLSAQNQTFVVGQLRDFGLKLETFLLPGEEALYQEALNGLHSPEGTPAELMRKRLASLEAGVDRLDKLIGGSTVQGEAVAPDGTVKEGTFALAGPSAWFAAADDSLAGSIVREKGSRSPKVHPGQRGEIKTIIAGGESTVDIDVTGGKALALASLEEDKLDIFRKGGFWIWPILGIALFSAISGIIKFAQIIRIRTPESDWIAKILAALRSGDQESAQAQASKVYHPASEVVGKCLGYAKAGPDVVEEVLYEQLIGVQNKLQNWLPFIAITAATAPLLGLLGTVAGMIRTFNVITVSGTGDAKPLAGGISEALITTLFGLVVAIPALIIHALLSRRCQGIATTTEKLGLTLVNGLRGDKVQTPSTEPK from the coding sequence ATGTTCGATTTGAAAATCACCACCCGTCTCGCTCTTGTCGTCGCCGCCGGTCTCGGTAGCGCATCGGCTCAGGACCTGACGTCCATCCAAAAAGATCTGGAGCAATCCCAGAAGGCTCTGACCGCCCAGCGCGAAACCATTGCCGCGGAAAAACCACCTTTGGCCAAAGCCTTCGATGACGTCCGGACCGATCTGGTGGAAAAACGCCGCAAGGCCAGAATCGCCCGCATGGCGGTCAGCGATCGCGATGCCTTGCTCAAGGAGCTGGAGAAAAAACACTACCTCTCCGCCCAGAATCAGACCTTTGTGGTGGGCCAACTGCGCGACTTCGGATTGAAATTGGAAACCTTCCTGCTTCCCGGCGAAGAGGCTCTCTATCAGGAGGCGCTGAACGGCCTGCACAGTCCGGAAGGCACACCGGCCGAGCTGATGAGGAAGCGACTCGCCTCGCTGGAAGCCGGGGTGGATCGACTCGATAAGCTCATCGGTGGCAGCACCGTGCAAGGTGAGGCCGTGGCCCCCGATGGCACGGTGAAAGAAGGCACCTTCGCTCTCGCAGGCCCCTCGGCATGGTTCGCCGCAGCCGACGACTCCCTGGCCGGATCCATTGTCCGCGAAAAAGGCAGCCGCAGCCCGAAAGTGCACCCGGGGCAACGTGGGGAAATCAAAACCATCATCGCCGGTGGGGAGTCGACCGTGGACATCGATGTCACCGGGGGCAAGGCACTCGCTCTTGCCAGTCTGGAAGAGGACAAACTCGATATTTTCCGCAAGGGAGGTTTCTGGATTTGGCCCATCCTCGGCATTGCGCTGTTCTCGGCCATTTCCGGCATCATCAAGTTTGCCCAGATCATCCGCATCCGCACGCCGGAGTCCGATTGGATTGCCAAAATCCTCGCGGCCCTCCGCTCAGGCGATCAAGAAAGCGCCCAAGCTCAGGCGTCCAAAGTCTATCACCCGGCGTCTGAAGTCGTTGGCAAATGCCTCGGCTACGCCAAAGCCGGACCGGATGTGGTGGAGGAAGTCCTCTACGAGCAGCTCATCGGCGTGCAGAACAAGCTGCAGAACTGGCTACCATTCATTGCCATTACCGCGGCCACAGCGCCGTTGTTAGGTCTGCTGGGCACCGTCGCCGGAATGATCCGCACCTTCAACGTCATCACCGTTTCCGGAACGGGCGATGCCAAACCGCTCGCCGGCGGAATCTCCGAAGCGCTGATTACCACCTTGTTCGGATTGGTCGTCGCCATCCCCGCGCTGATCATTCACGCCTTACTCTCACGCCGTTGCCAAGGCATCGCCACCACCACCGAAAAACTGGGTCTCACCCTGGTGAATGGCTTGCGTGGTGACAAGGTTCAAACTCCAAGCACAGAGCCCAAGTAA
- a CDS encoding MotA/TolQ/ExbB proton channel family protein, giving the protein MFSELHSVLRQGGPILWCLLLLGVGLYTMLAATWFGLRKVKKEMGDTYLQNEQRHSGQGRRQIIGDFTTFELDRLAWVERRLPFIGVLAGAAPLAGLLGTVSGMLVTFSGLATSSTAKPIDKISVGISEALITTQAGLLIAIPAAFLLALLRKQTQVTHAALQQHMHSALIAEPKRG; this is encoded by the coding sequence ATGTTCTCAGAACTCCATAGTGTCCTTCGCCAAGGCGGCCCCATTCTCTGGTGCCTGCTGCTGCTCGGCGTGGGGCTCTACACCATGCTGGCTGCCACGTGGTTTGGTCTGCGCAAGGTGAAGAAGGAAATGGGGGACACGTATTTGCAGAACGAGCAACGTCACAGCGGGCAGGGGAGACGGCAAATTATTGGCGATTTCACCACCTTCGAGCTGGATCGCTTGGCCTGGGTCGAGCGCCGCTTGCCCTTCATCGGCGTGCTGGCCGGAGCCGCGCCCTTGGCGGGCTTGTTAGGAACGGTGTCGGGGATGTTAGTCACCTTTTCCGGACTGGCCACCAGCAGCACCGCCAAACCCATCGATAAAATTTCCGTCGGTATCTCCGAGGCGCTGATCACCACCCAGGCCGGCCTGCTTATCGCCATCCCCGCCGCCTTCCTGTTAGCTTTACTGCGCAAACAAACGCAAGTCACCCACGCAGCCCTGCAGCAGCACATGCACAGCGCCCTCATCGCCGAACCCAAGCGAGGATAA
- a CDS encoding ExbD/TolR family protein, protein MRRFRNFNDDTSASEINISPLIDVVFILLIFFIVTTVFVEETGVDVNKPRAASAEDLNKNSILIAVTSNGQVYQGGRSIGVAGVRSVVAAMLESDDSTPVIIQGDTDANHGLVVQVIDAAKLAGAKTVNLATAK, encoded by the coding sequence ATGCGCCGTTTCAGAAATTTTAACGATGACACATCCGCCTCGGAGATCAACATCTCTCCCTTGATCGATGTGGTGTTCATCCTGCTGATCTTCTTCATAGTCACCACCGTGTTCGTTGAGGAAACCGGGGTGGACGTGAACAAACCCCGCGCGGCCTCGGCTGAGGATTTGAATAAGAACTCGATTCTGATCGCCGTGACATCCAATGGCCAAGTCTACCAAGGCGGTCGCAGCATCGGTGTGGCCGGCGTGCGCAGCGTGGTCGCCGCCATGCTGGAGTCGGACGATTCCACCCCCGTCATCATCCAAGGCGACACCGACGCCAACCACGGCCTCGTCGTCCAAGTCATCGACGCCGCCAAACTAGCCGGAGCCAAAACCGTCAACCTAGCTACTGCGAAGTAA
- a CDS encoding energy transducer TonB has product MKLKSIILGIATTTILLAVLVATRMMVLKQDTPEFEIRKVEMAALPEPPPPAPEEEVTDDPPPPPPPSLQDLAPTLDVSQPPMPVSHVKVDPTLVVDPFFTDQPPAPLPKPVVKRPTPQPKVSKPTVKSKPRPRVKAAPPKPKSQYSLGELDRKPRLLRNPSVRFPSSIRGATSGRVVVRVIILPSGRSQFLSVVSASHPALVAPAKRIASGSRFTPPTRQGKPVKAVMTWPITIRK; this is encoded by the coding sequence ATGAAACTAAAATCCATCATCCTAGGCATCGCCACCACCACCATTCTCTTGGCGGTGTTAGTCGCCACGCGCATGATGGTGCTGAAGCAGGACACCCCCGAGTTTGAAATTCGCAAAGTGGAAATGGCCGCCCTGCCGGAACCTCCACCACCGGCACCGGAGGAGGAAGTGACCGATGACCCACCGCCGCCGCCACCACCGTCGTTACAAGACCTGGCGCCCACGCTCGACGTCAGCCAGCCGCCGATGCCTGTGTCCCACGTCAAGGTTGACCCCACCTTGGTGGTCGATCCCTTCTTCACCGATCAGCCACCGGCACCCCTGCCGAAGCCCGTGGTGAAACGCCCGACGCCCCAGCCCAAGGTCAGCAAACCGACGGTCAAAAGCAAACCGCGCCCACGCGTCAAAGCAGCCCCACCGAAACCCAAATCCCAGTATTCGCTGGGAGAGCTCGATCGCAAACCGCGCCTTCTCCGTAACCCTTCTGTTAGGTTTCCCAGCAGCATTCGCGGCGCGACCAGTGGTCGTGTGGTGGTGCGTGTCATCATCCTGCCATCCGGTCGCAGCCAGTTTTTATCTGTCGTTTCCGCCTCGCATCCGGCCTTGGTGGCACCCGCCAAGCGCATCGCCAGCGGCTCCCGCTTTACTCCACCCACTCGTCAGGGAAAACCGGTGAAAGCCGTGATGACCTGGCCCATTACCATTAGAAAATGA
- a CDS encoding tetratricopeptide repeat protein, which translates to MNFSVFSIQLSVCSSLLVSSLSAAEALPLSKSYWKDSEFLKSFNGSYRINARIEPTVTTEERGLLVSIQSMMALGKRKEALAKLKASSLAKTSAAISFNIANIQFELGEMEDAAESYQKALKIFPNFRRAHRNLGFVYVRQDDWDKALPAFEQALRLGDQDGATYGQLAYGRMQKEQYASALQAYRLAQVTQPESIDWKAGIAQCLQHLQRNEEALALVDEVIAARPEEVSYYLLQSSIQLSMDRSDEAMTNLEMVRRMGKLDAENHLLLANLHLRSGNGKLARPVMMAAIEMEPKAPLESALNVLAFAADGKDWKLARDFADAVAKAWPEIKDEKLSSKLQRLGALIDIDSGENPERGAKVLESLMKKDPLDGDALTLLAGYRIEEKRNQEGEMLLQQASKIEGYEYNARLELAKLYVSLSRYPEALEELDLVLKIRSSPAISTYRNAVANLAEAAR; encoded by the coding sequence ATGAATTTCTCAGTATTCAGTATTCAGTTATCAGTATGCAGTTCCTTGCTGGTGAGCTCTCTCTCCGCAGCCGAAGCTCTGCCGCTTTCCAAAAGCTACTGGAAGGACTCCGAGTTCTTAAAATCCTTCAATGGTTCTTACCGGATCAATGCCCGGATTGAGCCGACTGTGACCACCGAGGAGCGCGGTTTGTTAGTATCGATCCAGTCGATGATGGCACTGGGGAAACGTAAGGAGGCACTGGCGAAGTTAAAAGCCAGCTCCTTGGCAAAGACCTCCGCCGCGATCAGTTTCAATATCGCCAACATTCAGTTTGAGTTAGGCGAGATGGAGGACGCTGCCGAGTCGTATCAAAAAGCGCTGAAAATCTTCCCCAACTTCCGCCGAGCCCACCGCAACCTTGGTTTTGTCTATGTGCGTCAAGACGACTGGGACAAGGCGCTGCCAGCCTTCGAGCAAGCATTACGCTTGGGCGACCAGGATGGCGCCACTTATGGTCAGCTGGCCTACGGCCGCATGCAGAAGGAACAATACGCCTCCGCCCTGCAGGCCTACCGTCTCGCCCAAGTCACCCAGCCGGAGAGCATCGATTGGAAAGCGGGCATCGCCCAGTGTTTGCAACACCTGCAGCGCAACGAAGAGGCCCTCGCACTGGTCGACGAAGTGATCGCCGCCCGTCCTGAAGAAGTTTCATATTACCTGCTGCAGTCGTCGATCCAGCTCTCCATGGACCGCAGCGATGAGGCGATGACCAATCTCGAAATGGTGCGTCGCATGGGTAAGCTCGACGCCGAAAATCATCTTCTCTTAGCCAACCTGCACCTGCGCTCCGGCAATGGCAAACTGGCCCGGCCCGTGATGATGGCAGCGATCGAAATGGAGCCCAAAGCTCCGCTCGAATCCGCCCTCAATGTGCTGGCCTTCGCAGCTGACGGCAAAGATTGGAAATTGGCACGCGACTTTGCCGATGCCGTTGCCAAAGCGTGGCCGGAGATCAAGGACGAGAAGCTATCGTCCAAGCTCCAGCGCCTCGGTGCCCTGATCGATATCGACTCCGGGGAAAACCCTGAACGGGGGGCGAAGGTGTTAGAAAGTCTGATGAAAAAAGATCCTCTCGACGGAGATGCGCTCACCCTCCTGGCCGGTTATCGGATCGAGGAAAAGCGTAACCAGGAAGGCGAAATGTTACTGCAGCAAGCGTCCAAGATCGAAGGATACGAATACAACGCCCGCCTGGAATTGGCCAAACTCTACGTCAGCCTCAGCCGTTATCCGGAAGCCCTCGAAGAGCTCGATCTGGTCCTGAAAATCCGCTCCAGCCCCGCGATCAGCACCTACCGCAATGCTGTCGCCAACTTGGCCGAAGCCGCCCGTTAG
- a CDS encoding PEP-CTERM sorting domain-containing protein, translating to MKINRQVATLATTVITFGSLAGNVGAATLITFNDGTASGSDISNFYSTSGVIFTNGEWSDLSSGFTPHPDSDGLRLSGDGANAQPKSGSPISLTFTTSMAVVSVIANNVNANGARIDIYDSEVGGNLINSHQVVGPSGALDSNFVLTASGSGIRRVELYQPFNVESEGVLFDNLEFDSVPEPSSSLFLGLAGLGLSFRRSRL from the coding sequence ATGAAAATAAACCGCCAAGTTGCTACTTTAGCAACCACAGTAATCACATTCGGATCGCTCGCAGGTAATGTTGGCGCAGCCACACTAATCACATTTAATGATGGAACAGCTTCGGGTTCTGATATCTCTAACTTCTATTCCACCTCTGGAGTAATCTTCACCAACGGAGAGTGGAGTGACCTCTCGAGTGGATTCACTCCCCACCCCGATTCCGACGGCTTAAGACTCAGTGGGGATGGAGCTAATGCTCAGCCCAAGTCGGGCAGCCCAATCAGCTTGACTTTCACAACTTCAATGGCAGTCGTATCCGTCATTGCCAATAATGTTAATGCTAATGGCGCACGCATTGACATCTATGATTCAGAGGTAGGAGGCAACTTGATTAATTCCCATCAAGTAGTTGGCCCCAGCGGCGCCCTGGATAGTAATTTTGTTTTAACCGCTTCCGGTTCGGGAATACGGCGAGTCGAATTGTATCAACCTTTCAACGTTGAATCAGAAGGTGTTCTATTTGATAATCTAGAGTTTGATTCTGTCCCGGAGCCATCCTCGTCACTTTTTCTTGGGCTGGCCGGCTTGGGCTTATCTTTCAGGCGTTCACGGCTTTAA
- a CDS encoding IS30 family transposase — MKYRHLSKEERCVIGALRMQRLSLRAIAQHLGRSPSTISREIKRNSRSQDGRYRASHADSNYNARKRWARRGSRFDWGEWKIVERCIRDEYSPEQTAGRLKREGTLSISHETIYLHIWRNKKLGGTLYTHLRGSRKRRRKRWGRNDSRGRLPGKTMITERPDAANLRQEIGHWELDSVLGSISGRHCISTVVDRMSGYLMIGKLEARTKSETNLRLSKLISRCEGRFKTITPDNGTEFHGYRELEQKHGVKFYFAHPYHSWERGTNENTNGLIRQYLPKRQSMHNLTQAKCNAIANKLNNRPRKRLGYLTPNEVFHGLSNVALHT; from the coding sequence ATGAAATACAGACACCTCAGCAAAGAAGAAAGATGCGTTATCGGGGCGCTCAGAATGCAGCGATTATCACTCCGGGCCATCGCTCAGCACCTCGGCAGATCCCCATCCACCATAAGCCGTGAGATCAAGCGCAACAGTCGAAGTCAGGACGGTCGTTACCGGGCGTCACACGCCGATTCAAACTACAACGCTCGCAAACGTTGGGCTCGCCGAGGCTCGCGTTTTGATTGGGGAGAGTGGAAAATCGTCGAGCGCTGTATCCGCGATGAATACAGCCCTGAGCAAACTGCGGGGAGGCTTAAACGAGAAGGGACGCTCTCCATCAGTCATGAAACGATCTACCTTCATATCTGGAGAAACAAAAAGCTCGGAGGGACCCTGTATACCCATTTACGTGGTTCGCGTAAAAGGCGGCGCAAGCGCTGGGGTAGAAACGACAGCAGGGGCCGCCTTCCTGGTAAAACCATGATCACCGAACGGCCTGATGCGGCCAACCTCCGACAAGAAATAGGTCACTGGGAGCTCGACAGTGTGCTTGGATCCATCAGTGGCCGCCACTGTATATCCACCGTCGTGGATCGCATGTCAGGCTACCTTATGATCGGCAAGCTGGAAGCCAGGACAAAGTCGGAAACCAATCTACGTCTCTCCAAATTGATATCGCGTTGCGAGGGGCGCTTCAAGACCATCACCCCGGACAACGGGACTGAGTTCCACGGTTACCGTGAACTGGAGCAAAAGCATGGAGTGAAATTCTACTTCGCCCACCCTTATCACTCATGGGAACGTGGCACCAACGAGAACACAAATGGTCTGATCCGGCAGTATCTACCGAAGCGTCAGAGTATGCATAACCTGACCCAAGCCAAGTGTAATGCCATTGCTAACAAGTTGAACAATAGACCGAGGAAAAGGCTCGGATACTTAACACCAAACGAAGTCTTCCACGGATTATCTAACGTTGCACTTCATACTTGA
- a CDS encoding integron integrase: MAEKGKLEMKLRTKMRRRGLARRTESSYVSWYKHYVKFHGMKHPVDLGQEGVEDFLDYLASVKKVASSTQNQAFSALLFLYREVLEIELKEIDVKRAKRRKTLPVVLSQEEVRRLLKEVRDGVPAVFVSLLYGCGLRVSEGLRLRIKDVDFSNGLVWLRDAKGGKDRTVTLPGSLEVQLKGQVQQARLLFEQDERAGGARVSVAASYDKKHGGRPSRSWEWYWVFPAARLGTDPADGETKRYHIMEGAVSKWISKAAEKAQIPKRISAHTFRHSYATHLLQKGVDLRTIQEALGHSSVKTTEIYTHVIHAMSGRAGSPLDDL; encoded by the coding sequence ATGGCTGAAAAAGGTAAGCTTGAGATGAAATTGAGGACGAAGATGCGTCGGCGTGGTTTGGCGCGGAGAACTGAAAGTTCGTATGTCTCATGGTATAAGCATTACGTGAAATTTCACGGAATGAAGCATCCTGTGGATTTAGGTCAGGAGGGGGTGGAAGATTTTTTGGATTATTTAGCCTCGGTGAAAAAAGTGGCCTCATCAACGCAGAATCAAGCCTTTAGTGCCTTGCTATTTCTCTATCGCGAAGTGTTGGAAATTGAATTGAAGGAGATCGATGTTAAGCGGGCCAAAAGAAGGAAAACCTTGCCTGTTGTATTGAGTCAGGAAGAAGTGAGAAGGCTTTTGAAAGAGGTTCGCGATGGTGTGCCTGCCGTTTTCGTAAGCCTTTTGTATGGATGTGGGTTGCGCGTAAGTGAAGGGCTCAGGCTACGAATCAAAGATGTGGATTTTTCCAATGGTTTAGTGTGGCTGAGGGATGCCAAAGGGGGCAAGGACCGGACAGTGACTCTGCCCGGAAGTTTGGAGGTGCAGCTGAAAGGCCAAGTTCAGCAGGCCAGGCTACTATTTGAACAGGATGAGCGAGCTGGTGGCGCGAGGGTGAGTGTGGCGGCGTCCTATGATAAAAAACATGGAGGCCGACCAAGCCGTAGCTGGGAATGGTATTGGGTGTTTCCGGCAGCTCGCTTGGGCACTGACCCTGCGGATGGGGAGACCAAACGATATCACATCATGGAAGGTGCGGTGAGTAAGTGGATCAGTAAGGCCGCTGAAAAGGCACAGATACCGAAGAGAATCAGCGCGCATACTTTCCGCCACAGCTATGCGACGCATCTTTTACAGAAAGGGGTGGATTTACGGACGATCCAAGAGGCCCTTGGGCACTCGAGTGTGAAAACGACAGAGATTTACACCCATGTGATCCACGCGATGTCCGGGCGGGCGGGGAGCCCGTTGGATGATTTGTAG
- a CDS encoding DUF6515 family protein, which yields MKTNKVLILSSVILSLGAVSAQAKAPKQSKHSPGKSVSKQTTRYYEAVKHGKTTYYFSGENCYVKKGASYVKVKAPKNIKRHYRYNEQVVKSLPRGSRRVTYRGQTCYVHNGIYYRQSGSSWISFRVNF from the coding sequence ATGAAAACCAATAAAGTCCTCATCCTCAGCAGTGTCATCCTCAGCCTTGGAGCTGTGAGTGCTCAAGCAAAAGCACCTAAACAGAGCAAACATTCGCCGGGGAAATCAGTGAGCAAACAAACAACTCGCTACTACGAAGCCGTCAAGCATGGCAAAACGACCTACTACTTCTCTGGAGAGAATTGCTACGTGAAGAAAGGTGCAAGCTATGTGAAGGTGAAAGCCCCCAAGAACATCAAGCGCCACTACCGCTACAATGAGCAAGTGGTAAAGAGTCTGCCGCGTGGTAGCCGTCGTGTCACCTATCGTGGCCAGACCTGCTACGTTCACAATGGCATCTACTACCGTCAGTCAGGCAGTAGCTGGATTTCCTTCCGCGTGAACTTCTAG